GATGATTGTGAACGCCGAAGAGGAAGCGGAGGTCCTCACTCACGATCGATGTCCCGGTGCCGGACCACGGGCGCGGCACCCGTGGCCTCGAGCGCCCGGCGCAGGGACTCGACGAGCGTGACCGAGCGGTGGCGGCCCCCCGTGCAGCCGATGGCGACGGTGAGGTAGGCCTTGCCCTCGCGCTGGTACAGGGGGACGAGGAAGCGGAGCAGATCCTCGAGCTTGGCGAGGAGCTGCCGCGCCTCCTCGAAGGACAGCACGTATTGGGCCACGGGCTCATCTCGGCCGTCCAGCGGCTTGAGGGCCGCCACGAAGTGCGGGTTGGGCAGGAAGCGCACGTCGAAGACGAGATCGGCATCGTACGGCGCGCCGTGCTTGAAGCCGAAGGACATGAGCGAGACCGTCAGCCCGTCGCGCGTCCCGTGCGGACCATAGGCCTCCACGAGCCGGTCCTTGAGCTGGTGGACGGAGAGCCCGGTGGTGTCGAGGATGCGGTCGGCGACCCCGCGCAGGTGGGCCAGGGCCTTCCGCTCGGCGCGGATGCCTTCGAGCACGCCGCCCTCGCCGGCCAGGGGGTGGCGGCGCCGTGTCTCCTGGTAGCGCCGCACCAGGGTCTCCTCCCCCGCTTCGAGGAAGAGCACCTCGGGCTTGTGCCCCTGGGCCCGGAGCTTGTCGAGCGTCTCCATGAGGTGGGCGAGATACTCGCCCTCGCGGATGTCCACCCCCAGGGCAATCATCCGGATATCGCGGCTCGAGTGCTCGCAGAGCTCCGCGAAGGTCGGGATCAGGGTGGTGGGCAGGTTGTCCACGCAGAAATATCCCAAGTCCTCGAGGCACTTGATGGCGTAGCTGCGCCCCGCTCCCGACATGCCCGTGATGATGACGAAGCGAGGAGCGGGGACGGACGCGGCCGATTGCTCGGCAGGCATGCTCCCCTCAGCGCTTCTTGGGTTGGAGCCGCCGCTGGTGCGAGGGGAGAATGCCGAGCTCCTCCCGGTACTTGGCTACCGTGCGCCGCGCGATGGTGAGGCCCTGTCCGCGCAGGACTTGGGCGATCTCCTGGTCCGACAGCGGCTTGCCCCCGTCCTCGGCGGCCACGAGATCCCGGATGTTCTTCTTGACGGAGACGGAGGAGACCATCTCCCCGGAGTCCGAGGCAATGCCGCTGTGGAAGAAGTACTTGAGCTCGAAGAGCCCCTGCGGCGTCTCCACGTACTTGTTGGTGGTCACGCGGCTGATGGTGGACTCGTGCATGCCGATATCCTCGCCCACGTCCCGGAGCGCCAGAGGCCTCAGGTGGGCCACGCCCCGGTCGAGGAAATCGCGCTGGAACTTAACCAGGCTCTGCGTCACCTTCCGCAGCGTGCGCTGGCGCTGCTCGACGCTCTTGATGAGCCACACGGCCGAGCGCAGCTTCTGCTCGACA
The genomic region above belongs to Candidatus Methylomirabilota bacterium and contains:
- the rapZ gene encoding RNase adapter RapZ, whose product is MPAEQSAASVPAPRFVIITGMSGAGRSYAIKCLEDLGYFCVDNLPTTLIPTFAELCEHSSRDIRMIALGVDIREGEYLAHLMETLDKLRAQGHKPEVLFLEAGEETLVRRYQETRRRHPLAGEGGVLEGIRAERKALAHLRGVADRILDTTGLSVHQLKDRLVEAYGPHGTRDGLTVSLMSFGFKHGAPYDADLVFDVRFLPNPHFVAALKPLDGRDEPVAQYVLSFEEARQLLAKLEDLLRFLVPLYQREGKAYLTVAIGCTGGRHRSVTLVESLRRALEATGAAPVVRHRDIDRE
- a CDS encoding RNA polymerase sigma-54 factor, encoding KVGDDYVVVLNEEGIPRLRVNALYRSLLRRSGDEARLYVEQKLRSAVWLIKSVEQRQRTLRKVTQSLVKFQRDFLDRGVAHLRPLALRDVGEDIGMHESTISRVTTNKYVETPQGLFELKYFFHSGIASDSGEMVSSVSVKKNIRDLVAAEDGGKPLSDQEIAQVLRGQGLTIARRTVAKYREELGILPSHQRRLQPKKR